Sequence from the Candidatus Auribacterota bacterium genome:
GCAGGTGCTATAAGAGGGTGGGGCTCAGGCTTGACGTGCACAAGTTTTACCGTGATTTTTTGCGCGCGAATCGCGCGTACTCGAGCGACGCCTACAGCGATTATCTCGTGAGGCAGAAGTTCGTGACGCGTTTCGACCAGCTCTTTGGCGGGGGTCCTCACGCGCGATAGGTGCATCAGATTGACCATCGTCTCAACATGAGGCTGGACGGGATGAGAGAAGCGATACTTGAGGGCATTCGGCCGATCATAGACGGGTTGCAGCATGTGGAGATAGACAGGGAGCGCGTGGGCGCGTTCTGCCGCCGCCACCCCGCGGTCAATATAGACCTGCCCGACTGGCGGCAGGATTTCATTTATCCGTGGGATGATGAGGGCGCGGCGGATTATTTCCTCCTCTTTAACTGCATTAACTTTGCGTTCTGGGCAAAGGGGGACAATGTAAAGTGGAGGATTTCGTATAAGGGGCGATGGCATGACGGCGCGTATGGCCTCATGGGGGCGCTCACCCGCGCCCTGGAAGAAGGGCTGCCGATCCTCGATGGCGCCTTCCTCAAGGAGATGACGGAGAAACAGCTCCGGGAGATCCTCCGTGGCGAGGGGGACCTTGTCCTCCTCCCTGAACGGGTGGCAATTCTCAGGGAGGTGGGGTCGGGCCTCGTGGAGCGTTACGAGGGGAGCTTCCGCTGCCTCCTGAGGGAGGCGCGCGGGAGCGCGGCGGCGCTCGCGAGGCTGCTGGTGGATGGGTTTCCCTCGTTCAATGACGCGTGCAGGACAGGCGGGCGTGAGGTCAGATTTTACAAGAGAGCTCAGCTCGCCGCCGCCATGATATACCAGCGATTCAGGGGCGCCGGCCCAGGCGCGTTTTGCGATATCGACGACCTCACGGTCTTCGCGGACTACAAGCTCCCGCAGGCGCTGCGCAGGGCGGGCGTTTTGAGGTATGGGGAGGCGCTGGCCAGGACTGTTGACTCGCGCACGCTCATACCCCCGTGTAGCAGCGAGGAGATTGAAATTCGCGCCTGCACCATCTGGGCCTGCGAGCTGATCATGGGGGAGTATGCCAGAATGAAGCAGAAGATGAATTCAGTGATGCTCGATGCGTTCCTCTGGCTCCTGGCGCACGAGAAGGCGGCTGACGACAAACCGTACCACCTCACGGAGACGATCTATTACTAGGAGGGCGCGCGCGGCGGAGGAGTTTTTCGCAGAGGAGCTGCTCCCCTGACTTGTTCCCTTCTATGGCGTGGCCCAGGAACTGCACGGTATAACCCGAGGTGAAGAGCACGAGGGCCCAGGCCGGGGAATAAAAAAGGAGGACGGGCAGGGCGGCGATCGTGAGGGGGATCCCTGCGAGGTGCAGGATGAGGTTGAGGCGATGAGTGTGTCTCTCAGCCCATTTCAGATAGATATTGCGTATCAACATATTTTTCGGGGGATGCGGTAGGGGGAACGCCTTATTTCCCGCCGCCCGGCAGCAGGTTGCCAGAGCCAATAGTATACCATAGAGCGTGGTGAGCACAATGGAGAGCGATCGGAGAAAAAGGACAGTGCGGAAGCCCGCGCCACCTGACGCGCGCCGCGGAATCCGGGATCTGGATCCCAGGGGAGGGGGGGTCCCCGTGTATCTCTTTCACGGGGAAGAGGACTATCTGATCGAAGAGGCAGCCAGGAAGCTCGTGGCGGGTCTCGTGCCGGAGGAGCAGAGGGAATTCGGGCTTGAGGTTCTGAGCGGGGCGGCGGTGACGATCGCGGAGATAACCGGCGCCCTCGCCACGCTACCCCTCTTCAGCGGGAGCAGGCTGGTGTGGCTGAGGGGGTGCGGCCTTTTCCACTCCTCCGAGAGGGCGGAGGCGGTGCGCGGATCTCTGCCTCAGCGGGGGGCGCGCACCACCGCCGTCATCACCGGGGAGAGCGTTGACAGGCGCTTCTCCCTCTACAGGGATATCGAGAAGCGCGGGGTCATCCGCGAGTTTGCGCGCCTCTCCGAGACAAATGACAACCATTTGAGATGCATCTACGATCTCGTCAGCGAAAAACTGAAAACCGACGGCGGGGGGATCGCGCGCGACACCCTCTTTTACCTCGTCCAGCTCGTCGGGACGGATCTGAGAGGGCTCCTCGCGGAGGTTGAGAAGCTGGCCCTCCATGCGGGCGCGAGGGGCACGATTGAGCGGTCGGACATCGACCTTCTCGTGAGCCCCGCGCGGGAGACCGCGGCATACCAGCTCCCCGACGCGGTCACCGCCGGAGACCTCGCGCGGGCACTCGCCTGTCTGAAACGGATGCTCGCTCAGAGGGTTGAGCCGCTGGGCATCATGGAGTCCCTCACGCGTCGGGCCCGGTTTCTCCTCCAGGCAAAAGAGCTGCTGGAGAGTGGAGTCATCAAGGCGAGTTCCGGTTATCCCGCGTTCATGCAGGCGCTGTCGAAAATCCCGCCATCCCTGCGCGA
This genomic interval carries:
- the holA gene encoding DNA polymerase III subunit delta gives rise to the protein MESDRRKRTVRKPAPPDARRGIRDLDPRGGGVPVYLFHGEEDYLIEEAARKLVAGLVPEEQREFGLEVLSGAAVTIAEITGALATLPLFSGSRLVWLRGCGLFHSSERAEAVRGSLPQRGARTTAVITGESVDRRFSLYRDIEKRGVIREFARLSETNDNHLRCIYDLVSEKLKTDGGGIARDTLFYLVQLVGTDLRGLLAEVEKLALHAGARGTIERSDIDLLVSPARETAAYQLPDAVTAGDLARALACLKRMLAQRVEPLGIMESLTRRARFLLQAKELLESGVIKASSGYPAFMQALSKIPPSLRETFPDKRRGKRYSIFAQHPFVIYQICKAAQRLPLERARRHLERVVMADADLKGGRRSKAEALEDLVISLCAR
- a CDS encoding queuosine salvage family protein codes for the protein MREAILEGIRPIIDGLQHVEIDRERVGAFCRRHPAVNIDLPDWRQDFIYPWDDEGAADYFLLFNCINFAFWAKGDNVKWRISYKGRWHDGAYGLMGALTRALEEGLPILDGAFLKEMTEKQLREILRGEGDLVLLPERVAILREVGSGLVERYEGSFRCLLREARGSAAALARLLVDGFPSFNDACRTGGREVRFYKRAQLAAAMIYQRFRGAGPGAFCDIDDLTVFADYKLPQALRRAGVLRYGEALARTVDSRTLIPPCSSEEIEIRACTIWACELIMGEYARMKQKMNSVMLDAFLWLLAHEKAADDKPYHLTETIYY
- a CDS encoding DUF962 domain-containing protein; this translates as MALATCCRAAGNKAFPLPHPPKNMLIRNIYLKWAERHTHRLNLILHLAGIPLTIAALPVLLFYSPAWALVLFTSGYTVQFLGHAIEGNKSGEQLLCEKLLRRARPPSNRSSP